The Ralstonia wenshanensis genome includes a region encoding these proteins:
- the tssA gene encoding type VI secretion system protein TssA, with translation MASLPFEQLLAPLPGAQPCGEDMLFSAEFDSIQDARRFDDPSLDQGEWVTEIKEADWRAVIAQSTSLLQNRTKDLRLAAWLAEALSKERSFAGLREGYELIAGLCEQFWEHIYPLPEADDPEARTGSMAWLATRSSQLIREVPLVDAAKGGYSLVDWEVATSLVEAIRRDPEQADELSRGKITQEQFESARRATPPAFYKTLHDDVVGCGAALLRLESVLDARAGDHAPSFRPAREALQAVRALVERFGGKPEPKPTAVEAKSVPQQTAQSVTGTVIETVVSGPIRTRAQALNQLRDVAEFFRQTEPHSPVAYLAARAAKWGDMPLHAWLRTVVKDDATLSQIEELLGLGDPPSESAS, from the coding sequence ATGGCCTCTCTTCCGTTTGAACAATTGCTCGCTCCGCTGCCTGGCGCCCAACCGTGCGGCGAAGACATGCTCTTCTCTGCAGAATTCGACAGCATCCAGGATGCGCGCCGGTTTGATGACCCGTCACTCGATCAGGGCGAGTGGGTCACGGAGATCAAGGAGGCCGACTGGCGTGCCGTCATCGCCCAGAGCACGTCGCTGCTGCAGAACCGCACCAAGGATCTGCGGCTGGCCGCATGGTTGGCCGAGGCGTTGTCGAAGGAGCGTAGCTTCGCCGGCCTGCGCGAGGGCTACGAACTGATCGCCGGTTTGTGCGAGCAGTTCTGGGAACACATCTATCCGCTGCCTGAAGCTGACGACCCCGAAGCCCGCACGGGCAGCATGGCGTGGCTTGCGACGCGATCGAGCCAGCTCATTCGCGAGGTGCCGCTGGTGGATGCGGCCAAGGGCGGCTATAGCCTCGTCGATTGGGAAGTTGCGACCAGCCTGGTCGAAGCCATCCGCCGCGATCCGGAACAGGCGGACGAGCTGTCGCGCGGCAAGATCACGCAGGAACAGTTCGAGTCTGCACGGCGCGCCACGCCGCCGGCGTTCTACAAGACGCTGCATGATGATGTGGTGGGTTGTGGCGCTGCGTTGTTGCGGCTGGAATCCGTGCTGGATGCTCGTGCTGGAGACCATGCGCCGAGCTTCCGCCCCGCACGTGAAGCATTGCAAGCGGTGCGCGCGTTGGTGGAGCGCTTTGGTGGCAAGCCGGAGCCCAAGCCAACTGCAGTGGAGGCGAAGAGTGTTCCGCAACAGACAGCGCAGTCTGTCACCGGCACCGTCATCGAAACCGTGGTTTCTGGCCCGATCCGCACGCGCGCGCAGGCGCTGAACCAGTTGCGCGATGTGGCTGAGTTCTTCCGCCAGACCGAGCCGCACAGCCCTGTTGCCTACCTCGCCGCGCGCGCCGCGAAGTGGGGCGACATGCCGCTGCACGCCTGGCTGCGCACGGTGGTCAAGGATGATGCGACGCTGTCGCAGATTGAGGAGCTGCTGGGCCTGGGCGATCCGCCGTCGGAAAGCGCGAGCTGA
- a CDS encoding TIGR04222 domain-containing membrane protein, whose amino-acid sequence MLLPGGSASRHIRRTTTQMTSLTPSTSPGSASAHQASTETDRQACLLRLSQYSPDAPDAPVPYSQRLAQAEGWSRLYTLTVIEEYKRFAYLAVFAGHPVTPSEAVDAAWHLHLQYSKEYWTVFCGEVLRAPLHHAPGIGAPDEDDTYAQHYQQTIDSYRRTFGVEPPADVWPAPEPAQPDGAPEAASPAPHPPPLATPPRTSTARSIMPSVWLLIGVILIVITTNIASDFDVLNFPGPRFLAFYLGVSVMACLLIRGLHRAAYDRQPWGAADGNVPRQLAPAEAALINGDATRMAQVATLALLDAGAIRVASPAKRKRDRNTYVVANETPMPHCHVNAWTWLARQPQRRSPWPAFRDRFLDEAIDMTDRLRHEGWMWAAGAMRATTVAAWAIGLSVLWLGVIKVFVGLSRERPVMWLLVEMALFGIVYWCVTVQLIGVGRAGPTAGARAALDVHRQRSQQAHKASLSTSDLLWLAAFGGTSVLANTAWAGYRPMMGTPAGASSGGSGGDTSSNCSSSSSSSSSCSSSSCGSSGCGGCSSS is encoded by the coding sequence GTGCTACTGCCCGGCGGCTCAGCCTCTAGGCACATACGGCGGACAACAACACAGATGACATCGCTCACTCCATCGACCTCCCCCGGTTCCGCCTCCGCACACCAGGCTTCGACCGAAACAGATCGCCAAGCCTGCCTGCTTCGGCTGAGCCAGTATTCACCCGATGCGCCTGACGCGCCGGTGCCCTACAGCCAACGTCTGGCCCAGGCTGAAGGGTGGTCGCGTTTATACACGCTGACCGTCATCGAGGAATACAAGCGCTTTGCGTATCTGGCGGTGTTTGCGGGGCACCCTGTCACGCCTTCCGAGGCCGTCGATGCCGCCTGGCATCTCCATCTGCAATATTCGAAAGAGTATTGGACGGTGTTTTGCGGAGAGGTACTGCGCGCGCCGCTTCACCATGCGCCGGGAATTGGCGCCCCGGACGAAGACGACACCTACGCGCAGCACTACCAGCAGACGATCGATAGCTACCGGCGCACGTTCGGCGTCGAACCGCCTGCCGACGTCTGGCCGGCGCCGGAACCAGCGCAGCCGGATGGTGCGCCTGAGGCTGCCAGCCCCGCACCGCATCCGCCGCCCCTTGCTACACCGCCGCGCACGTCCACCGCTCGCTCGATCATGCCTTCCGTATGGCTTCTGATCGGAGTCATCCTCATCGTCATCACGACGAACATCGCATCGGATTTCGATGTGCTGAACTTTCCGGGGCCGCGCTTTCTCGCGTTCTATCTGGGCGTGAGCGTGATGGCGTGTCTGCTGATCCGGGGCCTGCATCGCGCGGCGTACGACCGCCAGCCATGGGGCGCCGCCGATGGCAACGTGCCCCGCCAGTTGGCGCCGGCCGAAGCCGCGCTCATCAACGGCGACGCCACGCGAATGGCGCAGGTTGCGACTCTGGCACTGCTCGACGCGGGTGCGATCCGCGTTGCTTCTCCTGCAAAGAGAAAACGTGACCGCAACACATACGTGGTCGCGAACGAAACACCAATGCCCCATTGCCACGTCAACGCATGGACATGGCTCGCACGTCAACCCCAGCGCCGTTCGCCATGGCCAGCCTTTCGGGATCGATTCCTCGACGAAGCCATCGACATGACAGATCGGCTGCGCCACGAAGGTTGGATGTGGGCCGCCGGCGCGATGCGCGCAACGACTGTCGCTGCATGGGCGATCGGACTATCGGTGCTGTGGCTCGGGGTGATAAAGGTATTTGTTGGCCTGTCCCGAGAGCGCCCGGTGATGTGGCTGCTGGTGGAGATGGCGCTGTTCGGAATCGTCTACTGGTGCGTGACCGTGCAGCTGATCGGCGTAGGTCGTGCGGGCCCCACCGCAGGAGCCCGCGCCGCGCTCGATGTGCATCGTCAGCGTAGCCAGCAGGCGCACAAGGCTAGTTTGTCGACAAGCGATCTACTGTGGTTGGCGGCGTTTGGCGGCACGAGCGTGCTGGCCAACACAGCGTGGGCAGGATACCGACCGATGATGGGAACACCCGCCGGCGCCAGTTCCGGCGGCTCCGGAGGCGACACGTCGAGCAACTGCAGCTCAAGCAGCAGTAGCTCCAGCAGTTGCAGCTCGAGTAGCTGCGGATCCAGCGGCTGCGGCGGTTGTTCAAGCAGCTAG
- a CDS encoding OmpA family protein, which produces MGLDAIKRGFRPATFLANAAMLVCLGSALPAHAAAGDAPVPGQVVAGGMVPDEATKATVLAKLRELYGSANVVDQIEVGNVVSPPNWSANVQKILSPAIKQVNRGQLNIDGTQVSLHGDVGNEAQRQQLTSDMATALGQSYTIKNGLRVAAVSEQGLLDQTLANRIIEFETGSATLTPKGRAILDEMAAVLPRLNGRKIEIVGHTDNSGSRALNLNLSQARAETVKNYLIAKGAEQGTLTAMGVGPDQPVAANNTDEGRSRNRRIEFRASK; this is translated from the coding sequence ATGGGTCTGGATGCAATCAAGCGCGGCTTCCGGCCTGCAACCTTCCTGGCGAACGCTGCAATGCTGGTGTGCCTGGGCAGCGCCCTGCCCGCGCATGCCGCTGCTGGCGACGCTCCCGTGCCGGGTCAAGTCGTGGCCGGTGGCATGGTGCCGGACGAAGCCACCAAAGCGACCGTGCTGGCCAAGCTGCGCGAGCTGTACGGCAGCGCCAACGTGGTCGATCAGATCGAAGTGGGCAACGTAGTGTCGCCGCCCAACTGGTCGGCCAACGTGCAGAAGATCCTGTCGCCGGCCATCAAGCAGGTCAATCGTGGGCAGCTCAACATCGACGGCACGCAGGTTTCCCTGCACGGCGACGTCGGTAACGAGGCACAGCGACAACAGCTCACGAGCGACATGGCGACCGCGCTCGGCCAGAGCTACACGATCAAGAACGGGCTGCGCGTGGCGGCGGTGTCCGAGCAAGGGCTGCTGGACCAGACGCTGGCCAACCGCATCATCGAGTTTGAAACCGGCAGCGCCACGCTCACGCCCAAGGGCCGCGCGATTCTGGATGAAATGGCCGCCGTGCTGCCGCGCCTGAACGGCCGCAAGATCGAGATCGTCGGCCACACCGACAACTCCGGCAGCCGTGCGTTGAACCTCAACCTGAGCCAGGCGCGCGCCGAGACGGTCAAGAACTACCTGATCGCCAAGGGCGCCGAGCAAGGCACGCTCACCGCGATGGGCGTGGGGCCGGATCAGCCTGTGGCGGCCAACAACACCGATGAAGGCCGGTCGCGCAATCGGCGGATCGAGTTTCGGGCGAGTAAGTGA
- the tagF gene encoding type VI secretion system-associated protein TagF, whose translation MSQTQLQLSYFGKLPSRGDFVKSANNVQLLDTLDRWLAQGMELLAEAPDWKTTYDNWKPVQFAFLGSQSKLAIAGTLMASSDLSSRRFPFLTAAAMEVDRPINFIARSPIALARLWTRAGQQMISLGTATDATEGLRLLAEGQHGVETGTGGTSTQSHDASFSDFIDFQTVAGLEQMLRSEGHNIRLRRTLLALGTLLQPVMANGSSRLEKGLTLPLPADPLYRSLVASFWLELVSRFLQRADFELSLFLGDINGAERLVIGFNGASSRTLHSVMSPLAYAEQNINIDDPEWVDQHVSGDYGLAKFVSYLDQPQLSLRVAVDTFREVFIGE comes from the coding sequence ATGAGCCAGACCCAGTTGCAGCTTTCGTACTTCGGCAAGCTTCCGTCGCGTGGCGATTTCGTCAAAAGCGCCAATAACGTCCAACTGCTCGACACGCTGGACCGCTGGCTGGCGCAAGGCATGGAATTGCTGGCCGAAGCGCCGGATTGGAAGACGACCTACGACAATTGGAAGCCGGTGCAGTTTGCGTTTCTCGGCTCGCAGAGCAAGCTCGCCATTGCGGGCACGCTCATGGCCAGCAGTGATCTGTCATCGCGCCGCTTTCCGTTCCTGACGGCGGCAGCCATGGAGGTCGATCGCCCGATCAACTTCATCGCGCGCAGCCCGATTGCGCTCGCTCGCCTGTGGACACGCGCCGGCCAGCAGATGATCTCGCTCGGCACCGCCACCGACGCCACCGAGGGCCTGCGCCTGCTGGCCGAAGGCCAGCACGGCGTGGAGACCGGCACGGGCGGCACGAGCACGCAATCGCACGACGCCAGCTTTTCGGATTTCATCGACTTCCAGACCGTTGCCGGCCTTGAGCAGATGCTGCGCTCGGAAGGTCACAACATCCGCCTGCGCCGCACGTTGCTGGCGCTCGGCACGCTGCTCCAACCCGTGATGGCGAACGGCTCGTCGCGGCTTGAAAAAGGGCTCACGCTGCCGCTGCCGGCAGACCCGCTCTATCGCAGTCTGGTGGCGAGTTTCTGGCTGGAGCTGGTGTCGCGCTTCCTCCAGCGGGCCGACTTCGAGCTGTCGCTGTTCCTGGGCGACATCAACGGCGCCGAGCGGCTGGTCATCGGCTTCAACGGGGCCTCGTCGCGCACGCTGCACAGCGTCATGTCGCCGCTGGCGTATGCCGAACAGAACATCAACATCGACGATCCGGAATGGGTCGACCAGCACGTCAGCGGAGATTACGGCTTGGCCAAGTTCGTGAGTTACCTGGATCAACCGCAGCTCTCGCTGCGCGTGGCGGTCGATACCTTCCGCGAAGTCTTCATCGGAGAATGA
- the tssM gene encoding type VI secretion system membrane subunit TssM, protein MQRFLNFLTNSRTLSILGVIVLTIFLLLMAQTFEVGLVWVGVALGVLLALWLLTYLWKRWRARQASNKLEGVLEQAATDKAATPDKREEVEALRVRLAEAVKTIKRSKLGQMSGSAALYELPWYIVIGNPAAGKSTAVLNSGLQFPFADKGGAVIQGIGGTRNCDWFFTTEGILLDTAGRYSVHEEDRREWLGFLDLLKRYRPKAPINGIVVTVSVSELTQNRPEFAINLAKNLRQRVQELTERLEVFAPVYVMFTKADLITGFTEFFGDSEKQERDRVWGATLPFEPDSKPDVAAVFDQRFDELCDGLKEISVAQIALHRNNKLSPGLLSFPLEFASIKPTLRAFLMTLFDENPFQYKPVFRGFYFTSALQEGATNSVSAERIARRFGLSTDGAARTREVFSKNGFFLRDLFSKVIFADKQTVRQFASPAKTRLRIATFFALVLALGVMLGGWTWSYMGNRTLTANVQADLDKIVKMQQNRADLQARLEALDILQDRIEQLDRYRNDHPLALSLGLYQGDTLQHKLLDEYYNGLRQVMLKPVGGAIETFLAEVNAHPDQLAPMVRPPETGAVMTTSVTTATATMGGASGVSGASGAAANAPAAPNQATASTGAKRYTDASPTNVEDGYNALKTYLMLSDKRHVEVAHLTDQITRFWRGWLEDNRGNMPREQMIRSAERNLSFFLARVNDDNWPLLEANLSLVDQTRENLRRVVRGMPARERAYAEIKARASTRYAPMTVARIVGDTGAGLVAGSYAVPGTFTKEAWFGYVQSAIKEAANKELQTKDWVLNVAARDDLTLEGSPEQIQKALVTMYKTEYAREWQRFMQGVAIQDFTSFDQAVTGMNLLGDPTNSPIRKVLDTAYEQTSWDNPSMFNAGLKQAKTGVLGWFKQLFARQTPSQVNVNVDVGGTAEAGAIPMGPVGKEFSGLARVVVMRDDKSLLRGYMDSLSKVRTRFNQIKNQGDPGPGARQLMQQTLDGNGSELADTLKYVDEQMLTGMTDSERATLRPLLVRPLLQSYAVAIRPATTEVNKVWNAQVYQPFATTLADKYPFAPNAKIEASAAEIGQVFGPDGAIAKFASTTIGPLSVRRGDMIASRTWGDLGIAFVPEFTTGFTRWIAPLTGGAAGGAGGAAAAAPQTVFQILPVPSQGATEYTIEIDGQQLRYRNTPPQWANFVWPNPQGTPGARVTATSFDGRTVELLNEPGRFGLERLIATAQRKRRPDGAFDLSWTKDNLTVSISLRIISSPQTGGTTASDSPQGQGLRGLRLPTSIADASAPQNTLTPPAPAAPAGTPPAAQAAVSTQAARHSITEEQGGTAQ, encoded by the coding sequence ATGCAACGCTTCCTGAACTTCCTGACCAACTCACGCACGCTGTCCATTCTTGGCGTGATCGTGCTGACCATCTTCCTGCTCCTGATGGCGCAGACCTTTGAGGTTGGCCTGGTCTGGGTCGGCGTCGCGCTAGGCGTACTGCTCGCACTGTGGCTGCTGACGTATCTGTGGAAGCGCTGGCGTGCGCGTCAGGCCAGCAACAAGCTGGAGGGCGTGCTCGAACAAGCCGCCACCGACAAGGCCGCCACGCCAGACAAGCGTGAAGAAGTGGAAGCCCTGCGCGTGCGCCTGGCCGAGGCCGTCAAGACCATCAAGCGCTCCAAGCTCGGACAGATGTCAGGCAGCGCAGCGCTGTACGAGCTGCCCTGGTACATCGTGATCGGCAACCCGGCGGCGGGCAAGAGCACGGCCGTGTTGAACTCCGGCCTGCAGTTTCCGTTTGCCGACAAGGGCGGTGCCGTCATCCAGGGCATCGGCGGCACGCGTAACTGCGACTGGTTCTTCACCACCGAAGGCATCCTGCTCGACACGGCCGGCCGCTACTCGGTGCACGAAGAAGACCGCCGCGAGTGGCTCGGCTTTCTGGACCTGCTCAAGCGCTATCGCCCCAAGGCACCCATCAACGGCATCGTCGTCACGGTGAGCGTGTCCGAACTCACGCAAAATCGCCCCGAATTCGCCATCAACCTGGCCAAGAACCTGCGCCAGCGCGTGCAGGAACTGACCGAACGCCTAGAAGTGTTTGCCCCGGTGTACGTGATGTTCACCAAGGCCGACCTGATCACCGGCTTTACCGAATTCTTTGGCGACAGCGAGAAGCAGGAGCGCGACCGCGTCTGGGGCGCCACCCTGCCCTTCGAGCCGGATTCAAAGCCGGACGTGGCGGCCGTGTTCGACCAGCGCTTTGACGAGCTGTGCGACGGGCTGAAGGAGATCAGCGTGGCGCAGATCGCGCTGCACCGGAACAACAAGCTCTCGCCGGGGCTGCTCAGCTTCCCGCTGGAATTTGCATCGATCAAGCCGACGCTGCGTGCGTTCCTGATGACGCTGTTCGATGAGAACCCGTTCCAATACAAGCCGGTGTTCCGTGGCTTCTACTTCACCAGCGCGCTGCAGGAAGGCGCCACCAACAGCGTGTCGGCCGAGCGCATTGCGCGCCGCTTCGGCCTGTCGACCGACGGCGCCGCGCGCACCCGCGAAGTGTTCTCCAAGAACGGCTTCTTCCTGCGCGACCTGTTCTCGAAGGTAATCTTTGCCGACAAGCAGACGGTGCGGCAATTCGCCAGCCCCGCCAAGACGCGACTGCGCATCGCCACGTTCTTTGCGCTGGTGCTGGCGCTGGGCGTGATGCTCGGCGGCTGGACGTGGTCGTACATGGGCAACCGCACGCTCACTGCCAACGTGCAGGCCGACCTCGACAAGATCGTCAAGATGCAGCAGAACCGGGCAGACCTGCAGGCCCGCCTGGAGGCACTCGACATCCTGCAGGACCGTATCGAACAGCTCGACCGGTATCGCAATGACCACCCGCTGGCGCTGTCGCTGGGTCTGTACCAGGGCGACACGCTGCAGCACAAGCTGCTCGACGAGTACTACAACGGCCTGCGCCAGGTCATGCTCAAGCCGGTGGGCGGTGCAATCGAGACCTTCCTGGCCGAAGTGAACGCGCATCCGGATCAGCTGGCCCCGATGGTGCGGCCGCCCGAAACCGGTGCAGTGATGACCACGTCCGTGACGACAGCCACCGCCACCATGGGTGGTGCGTCGGGTGTCTCAGGTGCCTCGGGCGCGGCCGCCAATGCGCCTGCTGCACCAAACCAGGCCACAGCTTCAACTGGAGCCAAGCGTTACACCGATGCCTCCCCCACGAACGTGGAAGACGGCTACAACGCGCTCAAGACCTACCTGATGCTATCGGACAAGCGTCACGTGGAAGTCGCGCACCTGACCGATCAGATCACACGCTTCTGGCGCGGCTGGCTGGAAGACAACCGGGGCAACATGCCCCGCGAGCAGATGATCCGCTCGGCGGAGCGCAACCTGTCGTTCTTCCTCGCCCGCGTGAACGACGACAACTGGCCGCTGCTGGAAGCCAACCTCTCGCTGGTCGACCAGACGCGTGAGAACCTGCGCCGCGTGGTGCGCGGCATGCCCGCACGCGAACGCGCATACGCCGAGATCAAGGCCCGCGCGTCCACGCGCTACGCCCCGATGACGGTCGCACGCATCGTTGGTGACACCGGTGCAGGCCTGGTTGCTGGCAGCTACGCCGTGCCCGGCACGTTCACCAAGGAAGCGTGGTTCGGCTATGTGCAGTCCGCCATCAAGGAAGCTGCCAACAAGGAACTGCAGACCAAGGATTGGGTGTTGAACGTCGCCGCACGCGACGACCTCACGCTGGAAGGCAGCCCCGAGCAAATCCAGAAGGCGCTGGTCACGATGTACAAGACCGAATACGCGCGCGAATGGCAACGCTTCATGCAGGGCGTGGCGATCCAGGATTTCACCAGCTTCGATCAGGCCGTCACCGGCATGAACCTGCTGGGCGATCCGACCAACTCGCCGATCCGCAAGGTGCTCGACACCGCGTACGAGCAGACGTCGTGGGACAACCCGTCGATGTTCAACGCCGGCCTGAAGCAGGCCAAGACGGGCGTGCTGGGCTGGTTCAAGCAGTTGTTCGCGCGCCAGACGCCGTCGCAGGTGAACGTCAACGTGGACGTGGGTGGCACTGCTGAAGCCGGCGCCATCCCGATGGGCCCGGTTGGCAAGGAGTTCTCGGGGCTCGCACGCGTAGTGGTCATGCGCGACGACAAATCGCTGCTGCGCGGTTATATGGATTCGCTCTCCAAGGTGCGCACGCGCTTCAACCAGATCAAGAACCAGGGCGACCCGGGGCCAGGCGCACGCCAGTTGATGCAGCAGACACTGGACGGAAACGGCTCCGAACTGGCCGACACGCTCAAGTACGTGGATGAGCAAATGCTGACCGGCATGACCGACAGTGAGCGCGCAACGCTGCGTCCGCTGCTGGTGCGCCCGCTGCTGCAGTCCTACGCGGTGGCGATCCGCCCGGCGACGACCGAAGTCAACAAGGTGTGGAACGCGCAGGTGTATCAGCCGTTTGCCACCACGCTGGCTGACAAGTACCCGTTTGCGCCCAACGCCAAGATCGAGGCCAGCGCGGCCGAGATCGGCCAGGTGTTCGGCCCGGATGGCGCGATTGCCAAGTTCGCCAGCACGACGATCGGTCCGCTGTCGGTGCGCCGTGGCGACATGATCGCCTCCCGCACCTGGGGCGACCTGGGCATCGCGTTTGTGCCAGAGTTCACCACGGGCTTCACGCGCTGGATCGCGCCACTCACGGGCGGTGCGGCCGGAGGTGCAGGCGGTGCAGCAGCCGCAGCACCGCAGACGGTGTTCCAGATCCTGCCGGTGCCGTCGCAAGGCGCGACCGAGTACACGATCGAGATCGACGGACAGCAACTGCGCTATCGCAACACGCCGCCGCAGTGGGCCAACTTCGTGTGGCCGAATCCGCAAGGCACGCCGGGTGCGCGCGTGACGGCCACCTCGTTTGACGGCCGCACCGTCGAGCTGCTCAACGAGCCCGGCCGCTTTGGCCTGGAGCGACTGATTGCCACGGCGCAACGCAAGCGTCGTCCGGATGGCGCGTTCGATCTGTCCTGGACGAAGGACAACCTGACGGTATCGATCAGCCTGCGCATCATCAGCAGCCCGCAGACTGGCGGCACGACGGCATCGGATTCGCCGCAAGGCCAGGGCCTGCGCGGCCTGCGCCTGCCGACGTCGATTGCCGATGCATCGGCACCGCAGAACACACTGACCCCGCCCGCCCCGGCAGCGCCCGCAGGCACGCCGCCTGCGGCGCAAGCGGCCGTGTCAACGCAGGCCGCACGCCACAGCATCACGGAAGAGCAAGGAGGGACGGCGCAATGA
- a CDS encoding PAAR domain-containing protein — protein MTRPFILLGDKTDHGGVVITASGNTSTGGKGIACVGDKVTCPRNGHGGTTVIVTGDPNVIIDGKQAARHGDKTACGATLLSSQGNTGSI, from the coding sequence ATGACACGGCCCTTCATCCTGCTGGGTGACAAGACCGACCACGGCGGCGTGGTGATCACCGCATCGGGCAACACAAGCACCGGCGGCAAGGGCATCGCCTGCGTGGGCGACAAGGTGACCTGCCCGCGGAACGGCCACGGCGGCACGACCGTCATCGTGACGGGCGACCCGAACGTCATCATCGACGGCAAGCAGGCGGCGCGCCATGGCGATAAAACCGCCTGCGGCGCCACGCTCCTGTCCAGCCAGGGCAACACCGGCAGCATCTGA
- a CDS encoding M15 family metallopeptidase — translation MVFLALVLYFVAMVVVAAVLLLPSVRQRCAALLRAQWRRLSTGAAVVGARSAGSLRESVDNATSGVSAFKQFVVRRRMLLLGALGVLSVPPMLALALREQQSFEFDDDQVREPDPHISALLNGERLVPPPPLPPEVFTTREVEQIRPAIRDASRDWNLLDADFRQRLLLVYKIMRDEHGYEMALLEGYRSPERQVKLAAMGSNVTQATAFQSYHQYGLAADSAFFRDGKLVISEKDPWAMRGYELYGQTAESVGLVWGGRWKMMDLGHVELRRKGVLGKQPAPRQ, via the coding sequence ATGGTTTTTCTCGCTCTTGTTCTCTACTTCGTTGCCATGGTGGTGGTGGCTGCCGTGCTGCTGCTGCCGTCGGTACGGCAGCGCTGCGCGGCGTTACTGCGTGCCCAGTGGCGGCGCTTGAGCACGGGGGCGGCGGTGGTGGGCGCGCGCTCGGCAGGGTCGTTGCGCGAGTCGGTGGACAACGCAACGTCAGGGGTATCGGCGTTCAAGCAGTTCGTGGTGCGGCGGCGGATGTTGCTGCTCGGTGCACTGGGTGTGCTGTCGGTGCCGCCCATGCTGGCGCTGGCGCTTCGCGAGCAGCAGTCGTTCGAGTTCGATGACGACCAGGTGCGCGAACCGGATCCGCACATCTCGGCGCTGCTCAATGGCGAACGGCTGGTCCCGCCGCCGCCCTTGCCGCCCGAGGTGTTCACCACGCGTGAAGTCGAGCAGATCCGTCCGGCCATCCGCGATGCGAGCCGCGACTGGAACCTGCTCGACGCAGACTTCCGCCAGCGTTTGCTGCTTGTCTACAAGATCATGCGCGACGAACACGGATACGAGATGGCGCTGCTCGAAGGCTACCGAAGCCCCGAGCGGCAAGTGAAGCTGGCGGCGATGGGCAGCAATGTCACGCAGGCCACGGCGTTCCAGAGCTATCACCAGTACGGCCTGGCGGCGGACAGCGCGTTCTTCCGCGACGGCAAGCTGGTCATCAGCGAAAAGGACCCGTGGGCAATGCGCGGCTACGAGCTGTACGGCCAGACGGCGGAATCGGTCGGCCTGGTATGGGGCGGCCGCTGGAAGATGATGGATCTGGGCCACGTCGAGCTGCGCCGCAAGGGCGTGCTCGGCAAGCAGCCCGCACCAAGGCAATGA